The Methanosarcinales archaeon region AATATCGAACTGGTGCGACGCAACATCCTGGAGGTCAATCCGGATGCTTTGATCATTGATTCTGCTTCACCCATCACGGTGGAACATCCTGAGATCATAAAGGGTAAACGGGTGCTGGTGGTGGAGGATGGACCTACACTGACCCATGGAGGTATGAAATATGGTGCCGGGACAATAGGAGCTAAAAAGGCCGGGGCACTTGAGATCGTTGATCCCAGACCCTATAGCGTGGGTACCATTACTGAAACCTTCCGGAAATTTCATGATATAGGACCGCTGCTCCCGGCCATGGGATATAGCGATGAGCAGGTCAGCGATCTGGAAGAGACAATCAATAATACAGACTGCGATGCTGTAGTGATAGGTACTCCCATTGATCTCAGTCGGGTGGTCAACATAAAAAAACCGTCAACCAGGGTCAGATATGAAATCAAAGAGATCGGGGAATTGAATCTGGAACAAGTGATAGATGAGTTTTTGAAAAAGGTGAGTGTTTGAGCCTGATAGTAGCTGCTTTAGGTGGAAATGCATTAATCAAACAAGGGCAGCGGGGGACTATCAAAGAACAGTTCGCCAACACTTTCGAATCCATGGGATATATTGCCGATTTAATTAAAGCAGGTCATCAGGTTGTCTTGACACATGGGAACGGGCCACAGGTTGGCTTCATCATGATACAGGTGGAGGCTGCCATTGGTAAAGCTCCTTATATGCCGCTGAATATTGATGTGGCACAATCCCAGGGAAGCATGGGTTACATGATCGCCCAAAGTCTGAAAAACCAATTGAAAGACCACCATCTGGACACAAATGTTACTGCGGTGATGACACAGGTGCAGGTGAACCCCGGGGACCCTGCTTTTGATCATCCTACCAAACCGGTGGGGCCATTTTATGATATTGAAAGGATCAAGGATTTCGAGAAGTGCGGCCACATAATGATTGAGGACAGCGGCAGGGGCTGGCGGCGGGTGGTCCCCTCACCCAAACCTGTTGAGATCATCGAGGCAGATATTATCAAAGACCTGATCCGGAATGGGGTGATTGTTGTGGCCTGCGGTGGCGGTGGGATCCCGGTGGTAAAAAAGCATGGAGATCTTATAGGAGTGGATGCTGTTATCGATAAGGACCTGGCATCCAGTCTGCTGGCAGTTGAAATTAACGCTGATATATTATTGTTTCTAACTTCTGTAGATAAGGTGGCCTTAAACTACAATACACCTGAACAGGTGAACTTGAACTGTCTGACTGTGGTGGATGCACGCCGCTACCTGGCTGAAGGGCATTTCCCGTCCGGGAGCATGGGTCCCAAGATACAGGCTGCAGTGGAGTTCGTGGAGCAGGGTGGGGAACGGGCGATCGTGTGCAGGGCCGGGACCGTGGTCGAAGCGCTGGAGGGGAGGGCCGGGACTGTGATCGGGGGGTCCTGAATAAATTCTTCAAATTTATTTACCTGAAATCAATGTATTTAAATCGCATTAGATCTACCTGAATATGGAGGTAAACAAATTGCTCAAGAAACTGATAATATTGCTGATGTTACTGACATTAATAGCATCAGGCTGCACAGAAAATGATTCCACAACCATCTCAACCAGTGATGGTGATGTTGAATACAGCGTCTCTGAAGGCGCTGAAGATGAATGGTGTCCGGTCGGAACAACCTGGCAGGCCTCAAATCCCCAGACACGAGAGATGACTTCTATGGAGATTGTCGGTACTGAGACCTTGGACGGTGTTGCCATGTGCAAGGCTGTCATGGAAACCAATACTGCTGATGAGATAGCGAAAATGGAGTATTTATGGTCAGAGAATGATGAAACATTCAAATGGACAAGCT contains the following coding sequences:
- the arcC gene encoding carbamate kinase, translated to MSLIVAALGGNALIKQGQRGTIKEQFANTFESMGYIADLIKAGHQVVLTHGNGPQVGFIMIQVEAAIGKAPYMPLNIDVAQSQGSMGYMIAQSLKNQLKDHHLDTNVTAVMTQVQVNPGDPAFDHPTKPVGPFYDIERIKDFEKCGHIMIEDSGRGWRRVVPSPKPVEIIEADIIKDLIRNGVIVVACGGGGIPVVKKHGDLIGVDAVIDKDLASSLLAVEINADILLFLTSVDKVALNYNTPEQVNLNCLTVVDARRYLAEGHFPSGSMGPKIQAAVEFVEQGGERAIVCRAGTVVEALEGRAGTVIGGS